The proteins below are encoded in one region of Ferviditalea candida:
- a CDS encoding HNH endonuclease, which translates to MITVLNTDGQELTPCLPHRAWREVNRFRAVWIDEQTIKLLYNPFSFRDYRKAALKRDKYTCSWCGLPATTVDHIIPASKGGSDLPVNLLAACSECNTKRGNRSAFSYFKEKAHSAPNIIKLCYRILIAKHGHHQTNQKVI; encoded by the coding sequence ATGATAACGGTACTGAATACGGATGGCCAAGAACTAACCCCCTGTCTGCCTCACCGGGCATGGCGGGAAGTTAACCGATTCCGTGCCGTCTGGATCGATGAGCAGACCATCAAATTACTTTACAACCCTTTTTCATTCCGAGACTATCGAAAAGCTGCCTTGAAAAGGGATAAATATACATGTTCGTGGTGTGGGCTTCCTGCAACAACGGTAGATCATATTATCCCTGCAAGCAAAGGCGGCTCAGATCTTCCTGTAAACTTACTCGCTGCATGCAGCGAATGCAACACAAAACGTGGAAACCGTTCAGCGTTCTCTTACTTTAAAGAAAAAGCACATTCCGCGCCGAATATTATCAAGCTCTGTTACCGCATCTTGATAGCAAAACACGGCCATCATCAAACGAACCAAAAAGTGATTTGA
- a CDS encoding selenium metabolism-associated LysR family transcriptional regulator, with protein sequence MNFKYLKTFVNVVEHQGFTEVSEAMGLTQSGVSRQIKALEEEIGLQLLSRTTTSVMPTAAGELFYRKAKQILAEWDHLLAECQALKNEWYGQLKIGASTIPASYMLPKIIKIVREKYPKIKFSIHAEDSEDALTMLQKRNIDLAFVGYQIEHEELHEEFVATDKLVLIGCDDLKPLKSLQEIQNVPVIIREKGSGTRKAVEEMLKKSGVDWETLMVAAEVNSTEATLALVEAGVGYAFVSHWSIQDVYRPNIHVLLELPTNRGFYLYAHKSKQTHPLIKMFTEEALRLIK encoded by the coding sequence GTGAATTTTAAGTATTTGAAAACATTCGTTAATGTCGTTGAACATCAAGGATTTACTGAAGTATCGGAAGCTATGGGCCTCACCCAATCCGGTGTAAGCAGACAAATCAAAGCACTGGAGGAAGAAATCGGCCTGCAGTTACTTTCACGTACCACTACCTCCGTCATGCCAACGGCTGCCGGTGAATTGTTTTATCGCAAAGCTAAGCAGATATTGGCTGAATGGGATCACCTTCTAGCTGAATGTCAAGCACTCAAAAACGAATGGTACGGGCAGTTAAAAATTGGAGCAAGCACGATTCCTGCCAGTTATATGCTTCCTAAAATTATAAAAATCGTCCGTGAAAAATATCCCAAGATCAAATTCAGCATTCATGCTGAAGATTCGGAAGATGCGCTGACGATGCTGCAGAAACGAAATATCGATCTGGCCTTCGTAGGATATCAAATTGAACATGAAGAGTTGCACGAAGAATTTGTAGCAACGGACAAACTCGTTCTGATCGGATGCGATGACCTTAAGCCGTTGAAATCGCTGCAAGAGATTCAGAATGTTCCTGTCATCATACGAGAAAAAGGCTCCGGAACACGTAAAGCTGTTGAAGAGATGTTGAAAAAATCGGGGGTTGATTGGGAAACATTAATGGTTGCAGCCGAAGTAAACAGTACGGAAGCAACCCTTGCATTAGTGGAAGCAGGAGTAGGATATGCTTTCGTATCTCATTGGTCTATTCAGGATGTATATCGTCCGAACATTCATGTTTTACTCGAATTGCCAACCAATCGCGGGTTTTATTTATATGCCCATAAGTCTAAACAAACCCATCCACTGATCAAAATGTTTACGGAAGAGGCATTGCGCCTGATCAAATGA
- a CDS encoding Fic family protein — MTYVFAYEHFDTTEGRLVFKPDLNPYDYEIQQLILEAERNIGALARLGLKSHPLKPTILRNSLVKTAHFTTKIEQNKLEFKEVEQLYQNYKRNPLTIKQKAQLEVKNVFETYEYIYSLDPNKDFSDMDEPVLKRIQHTLMSNLTKYPEGYRNIPVALQDGDGHVSYQPPAFNEVPRLMQAYFSWLYTSVTGLMNPYETEKVNPEKKVHPLIISGITHHFIGYIHPFPDGNGRTARAFSTLVGLIHADLATIKDAFSVEEFFDKRIEDYYDTLMAATKGDLKPFIVFYLECVIASLTKVLKELQRYDRIKHIRELLGRGHAKTMFELISRMDDGEIFHRQLFDDILEASHSSIAKNISKLKELGVIKSGHGRGEYIVCIVD, encoded by the coding sequence TTGACTTATGTATTTGCTTATGAGCACTTCGATACTACAGAAGGCCGTTTGGTCTTTAAACCCGATCTTAATCCCTATGATTATGAAATACAACAACTTATCCTGGAGGCAGAGAGAAACATAGGGGCATTAGCTAGACTTGGTTTAAAAAGCCATCCCTTGAAGCCCACAATCTTGCGTAACTCCTTGGTTAAAACAGCTCATTTTACGACAAAAATTGAACAAAATAAACTGGAATTCAAGGAAGTGGAGCAACTCTATCAAAACTACAAAAGAAATCCACTGACAATAAAACAAAAAGCACAGTTGGAAGTTAAGAACGTCTTTGAAACCTACGAGTATATTTATAGTTTAGATCCAAATAAAGATTTTTCGGACATGGATGAACCTGTATTAAAAAGAATACAACACACTTTAATGAGCAACTTAACCAAATATCCTGAAGGTTATAGGAATATTCCGGTTGCACTTCAAGATGGCGATGGGCATGTCAGTTACCAACCTCCGGCATTTAATGAAGTTCCGCGACTCATGCAGGCATATTTTTCCTGGCTGTATACTAGTGTTACCGGATTGATGAACCCCTATGAAACGGAAAAAGTTAATCCTGAAAAGAAGGTCCATCCTCTGATCATTTCCGGGATCACTCATCATTTCATAGGTTATATCCATCCTTTTCCTGATGGCAATGGAAGGACAGCTCGTGCATTTTCTACTTTGGTTGGCTTAATACACGCCGACCTTGCTACAATCAAGGATGCATTTAGTGTGGAAGAATTCTTCGATAAAAGAATCGAGGACTATTACGATACGCTTATGGCAGCAACGAAAGGCGACCTAAAACCTTTCATTGTATTTTATCTTGAATGCGTTATCGCATCTCTTACCAAAGTTCTCAAAGAACTTCAACGTTACGATAGGATTAAACATATTCGTGAACTGCTGGGAAGAGGACATGCAAAAACAATGTTCGAATTGATAAGCAGAATGGATGACGGAGAGATATTCCATAGACAACTGTTTGATGACATACTAGAGGCTTCACACTCAAGTATTGCCAAAAATATTTCAAAACTGAAAGAGTTAGGTGTTATAAAGTCAGGACATGGCCGAGGGGAGTATATCGTTTGTATTGTGGATTAA
- a CDS encoding permease, which produces MKQPLASSQNLRTSQPDVKVIVSVLFFLIVLIAGLMYVKWIPYYHKAFTAATEHSIGASIVSGTAASAPTPSWETAWAYAKAYYKSVWQAAVLGIVLGSLVQVLIPKQWLIRTLGKATFGSTAIAGIASIPGMMCTCCAAPLVVGLRKRNVSVGAALAFWLGNPTLNPATLIFMTFVLNWKFTVLRLIFGLLLVFGVSYFANRFAPQAELPLEIEKTQNSNNMEDTRPIWLRWLSTVWKLTLSIVPAYIIAVLLLGAFRAWLLPSVGGIASFGFLAIIAFSIAGMLFVIPTAGEIPIIQTMMSFGLGPGPAAALLITLPSVSLPSLLMVGKSLPTRVLVFVASSIVILGIMCGIVGSWIL; this is translated from the coding sequence GTGAAACAACCACTGGCATCTTCACAAAATCTAAGAACGTCACAACCTGATGTAAAAGTAATTGTTTCGGTCTTATTTTTTCTAATCGTTCTTATTGCGGGCTTAATGTATGTAAAATGGATACCTTATTATCACAAAGCGTTCACAGCAGCAACGGAACATTCAATCGGTGCATCCATCGTCTCCGGTACAGCCGCTTCAGCTCCAACTCCATCTTGGGAAACGGCTTGGGCTTACGCCAAAGCTTATTATAAGTCCGTATGGCAAGCTGCCGTTTTAGGCATTGTATTAGGGTCATTAGTTCAAGTGTTGATTCCAAAACAATGGTTAATCCGCACTCTCGGGAAAGCAACTTTTGGCAGTACGGCTATTGCTGGAATTGCATCGATACCCGGCATGATGTGTACGTGCTGCGCGGCTCCTCTTGTTGTTGGCTTGCGTAAAAGAAACGTTTCTGTGGGGGCGGCATTAGCATTTTGGCTAGGAAATCCGACCCTTAACCCGGCAACGCTCATTTTTATGACGTTCGTTCTTAATTGGAAGTTTACGGTGTTGCGTTTGATTTTCGGACTGCTTTTGGTATTCGGCGTCAGTTACTTTGCCAACCGCTTTGCTCCACAAGCCGAATTACCTTTAGAAATCGAAAAAACACAAAACAGCAATAATATGGAAGACACTCGCCCGATCTGGTTACGCTGGCTGAGCACAGTTTGGAAACTCACTTTGTCTATTGTGCCGGCCTATATTATTGCCGTCCTATTGTTGGGGGCTTTCCGAGCTTGGCTTTTACCGAGCGTTGGCGGAATAGCGTCATTTGGCTTTCTTGCTATTATCGCTTTCTCGATTGCGGGGATGTTGTTCGTCATTCCGACAGCCGGTGAAATTCCGATCATCCAAACGATGATGTCGTTTGGTTTGGGACCCGGTCCTGCTGCTGCACTATTGATTACACTACCTTCTGTGAGCTTACCCTCCCTCCTAATGGTAGGCAAATCGCTACCGACTCGCGTACTGGTATTCGTTGCGAGTTCCATAGTGATTCTGGGGATCATGTGCGGGATCGTTGGTTCTTGGATCTTGTAA